In Ostrea edulis chromosome 6, xbOstEdul1.1, whole genome shotgun sequence, a single window of DNA contains:
- the LOC130047119 gene encoding 5-hydroxytryptamine receptor 1F-like — MGFDCISIEMTEGNGSGFISAEENSTIPGTPLSRGNWSLEYIFLAIYLTVCSFIGILGNIPVLIVYFHKQDHMVSNTFIKVLAILDLLVCTLIIPYTMVYELHMVSSDVACRLFEFLRHFAIASSNITLVAISVERYIAVCHLARKMSVDHVNRGVVSILVISCVMAAPAMGTFAVVSSKDISDIHCSYDKFHGSSGHFCHFTYSIMGELLVSIYQGVLALSFVVTLGTIMVLYIIVYYVLWKRSILHRKRHARSQLVSDVCELSCSKERVITDKTQYLEMENSKSLIEPIEGNSMSEKDSDVYTREDSVQEYTPPPEKPRHRMKHTTSVLLERENLRRAAHRKTAKMLFLCSVIYLITWLPFWLDIFGLTGNLLLRYTFFIGNASNPIVYGIVNAQIRKSFKRLLVNFVQRLSPCCVSE, encoded by the coding sequence ATGGGATTCGACTGCATTTCTATCGAAATGACCGAGGGAAACGGCAGTGGTTTCATATCAGCGGAAGAAAATAGCACTATCCCCGGAACGCCACTGTCGCGAGGAAATTGGAGTCTAGAATATATATTCCTGGCAATTTACTTAACAGTATGTTCTTTCATTGGAATTTTAGGGAACATTCCAGTCCTGATCGTGTATTTCCACAAACAGGATCATATGGTCTCAAACACTTTCATTAAAGTGTTGGCCATCTTGGATCTTTTGGTATGTACTCTTATTATACCATACACTATGGTTTATGAACTGCATATGGTCAGCTCAGATGTTGCGTGTCGCTTGTTTGAATTTTTGCGTCACTTCGCTATTGCATCGTCAAACATTACCCTTGTGGCAATTAGTGTAGAGAGGTACATCGCAGTGTGCCACTTGGCTCGGAAGATGTCTGTGGACCATGTGAATAGAGGGGTGGTTTCCATCTTGGTCATCAGTTGTGTAATGGCGGCGCCCGCTATGGGTACTTTCGCCGTCGTGTCGAGCAAGGACATCAGTGATATTCATTGTTCATATGACAAATTCCATGGAAGCAGCGGACACTTCTGCCACTTTACATACTCGATAATGGGGGAGTTACTTGTGTCTATTTACCAAGGGGTTCTAGCCCTGTCGTTCGTCGTCACGTTGGGGACTATCATGGTATTGTATATTATAGTGTATTATGTCTTATGGAAACGTTCTATATTACACCGCAAGAGACACGCGCGTTCACAACTAGTGTCCGATGTGTGTGAACTTTCCTGCAGCAAAGAACGAGTCATAACAGACAAGACTCAGTACTTAGAGATGGAAAACTCCAAATCTCTCATTGAACCAATCGAGGGAAACTCTATGTCCGAGAAGGACTCTGACGTGTACACCCGGGAAGACAGCGTGCAAGAGTATACACCGCCTCCCGAAAAACCTAGACATCGCATGAAACACACCACCAGCGTTTTACTGGAGAGGGAGAATCTCAGACGTGCAGCGCATAGAAAAACTGCCAAAATGTTGTTTTTGTGTAGTGTTATATATTTGATAACATGGCTCCCTTTCTGGTTAGACATATTTGGACTAACGGGGAATTTGCTTCTCAGATACACGTTTTTCATAGGAAACGCTTCAAACCCAATTGTGTATGGAATTGTGAATGCTCAAATTCGGAAATCGTTTAAAAGGTTGCTTGTAAACTTTGTCCAAAGATTATCCCCATGTTGTGTAAGTGagtag